AGGCGGTGGTCGTGACCTGCCGGCTGCGAGGAAGGTGTTTGATACCATGGAGAAGGATGTCGTGTCCTGGAATACGATGATTGCGCTGTATGCTCAGAATGGGTTGTCGGCGGAGGCCCTCGAGCTGTATTGCAAGATGCTGAATGTTGGTGGAGGCATTAGGTACAATGCTGTGACGTTCTCTGCTGTGTTACTGGCTTGCGCGCATGCTGGGACGATACAGACTGGAAAGCGTGTTCATAATCAGGTGGTAAGAATGGGTTTGGAGGAAAATACCTATGTTGGAACTTCTGTAGTTGATATGTACAGCAAGTGCGGAAGAGTGGAAATGGCAAGAAAAGCTTTCGGCAAAATTAAGGAGAAGAATGTCCTTTCATGGTCTGCCATGATTACTGGTTATGGTATGCACGGTCATGGACAAGACGCCCTTGAAGTTTTCAATGAGATGTGCAGATCGGGGCAAAACCCTAACTACATAACTTTTATCTCGGTTTTAGCTGCTTGCAGTCATGCTGGTCTTTTAGATATGGGCCGTTATTGGTACAAAACCATGAAGAATAAGTTTGGGGTTGAACCTGGAGTGGAACACTACGGATGCATGGTGGATCTTCTTGGCCGCGCCGGTTGTCTTGATGAGGCTTATGGCCTCATTAAAGAAATGAAGGTTAAACCTGATGCTGCTATCTGGGGAGCTCTTCTTAGTGCATGTCGAGTCCATAAAAATGTTGAGCTGGCAGAAATTTCTGCGAAAAGATTGTTTGAGTTGGATGCAACCAACAGTGGGTACTATGTTTTATTGTCCAATATATATGCAGAAGCTGGAATGTGGAAAGATGTGGAGAGAATGAGAGTTCTGGTTAAAACAAGAGGAATAGAAAAGCCTCCAGGGTATAGCTCAGTTGAATTGAAAGGTAAAACCCATGTGTTTTATGTTGGCGACACGAGTCATCCTCAGCACAAGGAGATCTATTCTTATTTGGGGAAACTGCTTGACATAGCGCAAAAGGCAGGCTATGTACCAAACACGGGCTCTGTTCATCATGATTTGGATGAAGAGGAGAAAGAATCTGCGTTGCGCATCCATAGTGAAAAGCTTGCCGTTGCTTTTGCTCTGATGAACTCTATCCCGGGTTCAGTAATCCATGTGATAAAGAATCTCCGGGTCTGTACTGATTGCCATGCAGTAATCAAGTTTATTTCCAAGTCCGCTGAACGAGAAATTATTGTTAGAGATTTACAGCGCTTTCATCATTTCAAGGATGGATCATGCTCTTGTGGAGATTATTGGTGATAGGGTCGTGCAAGAGGGCTGAGGTCGTGATACCATCTTCGTTGTCCGTCATACCACCGTGGTATTATGTACAGGTCGATTTATTTCCAAGACATATTTTGTTACACCTCATCTCGATTAGGCTAATGACATTGCCTTGCTGCCCTGAACACTGGGAACTTAGAAGATTTTATAGCTTGGCATAAATCAAAAACTTACGCCTTTTCTGTAAGATCTGCATACTATAATGAATGGCACAACAAGTTGGTTCAAGGAGACGTCGATCGGATGGACAAGGCAGCTTGAGGCTGAACCCAGTATGGGAGATCCCCTATGGAACTTACATGTCCCCAGCAAGGTATTTTTTCCTATGGAGGGCTCTTCACAGTGTGATACCGGGGATGATTGTTCTTGCAGGTAGGCTTATCAAGACCTCACCCCAATGTCCCATCTGCTGCTGGGGAGCCAAGGATATAAAGCACCTGATGTTCACGGGCGGCGTGGCATGCGAGGAAGGTTTGGCAAGCGCAGGGACTTGAGGTGTTCATCAAACAAGCAACGCAGATTGATCGATCACGGGTCAGTGATGCTTGAGGAAATTTTGAGTACTGTCAAAGATTCAGCGGTTATGGGTCTGTACGGTGTACAGAAGACGATTGCTGTAGGGGCATGGTATATCTTGTGGCAGCGACAGGAGGTTGTTAATGGAGGAAAGGTGGAACCTGCTAAGTCAACTGTGTTTGCAATTCAGGCTATTAGCGGGAACTATGCAAAAGCTCTGAGCAGTTCACAACCAGCCCTGATACGATGAGGGAAGCCTCCATGGAATTCTTATAAACTGAATGTGGATGCATCATCATACTTTGAAAATGGAACAGGGGCAGCAGCTGCGGTCCTCCGCAATGATCATGGTGAACCGGTCACTGGGCTCTTGATCACATGTTGGACTCGGCCACGGTGGAGGCGACCGCTATCCAGAAGGGCCCGGAACTGGTTGAAAACTTGGGATGTAACACCATCATCGTCGAGCCTGACTGCCTGGAAGTGATTCAAGCATGCAATGGTTTGTTTGGTCAAGGTATTTAAGTGATCATGTTTAATTCTAATTCTCCTGTGTATTGGGATGATGAACCCCTTAGCTATGTTTTATCGAATGATAAACGTGTACTGCGACCTGATCGACTGAAGTCCACCAAGTGGCTTCCCCAAAAGAAACTGTTTGTCAAGTGATCGCTCAAAACATCTCCTTCCAATTGAGGAACAATCCGATCTGATTGCTCAAGCAGCTGCAAACCAAATATCCAGTGTATCATCATGCAGATGAGTCCTCAACCACCTGCTCTAGACCGCTCTGAAAACGCCGCGTGGGTATTGATCTTCACCATATGACTCGGTGGCTTCTCCCTCTACACTGCTGCACGACGGGTACAGTGGGTTTTGGCCCTAGACTAGAAACTCCCTCCATTCGTCAGTGTATCGAAAAGCTTCGACCTAAAGTCTTCTTTCTTCATGATTGCCTCTGTTGCGTTCTGTCCACCAGCACCAAAGCAAGGCTCCTCCGTTAGGGAGAAGATTACCGGCAAAAACTCTTTGGCTGAGGCACAAAAACCCTTTTGCATTCAAGGAGCCTGATCCTGACATCCTCTTGCGTTCCATTTTTAGTCGATGGTGAAGGATATTTCATGGACGCcgataagtgccacacgtgtgggcgtttgaGAGTCTGCTCACATATTTTGTGTGGTGTATAAAAGGAACAGCCCATACACTTACGTGTGGGCAAAACAAATAATGCTCACACACCTTTTTTTCTCCTCCCGGTCCCTCTCACACGCGTGTGTGGGCgaaatagataacgcccacacgccccgtacgtcaggcctcgtaccTCGTGGTACCGCATGCCCCGCGTGACAGTCACCGCGCGcccgcagttgccatggtccagaccctcgtccatgttcgtttaactgcagttgccatgtcgccgaacttcggttgccatgtcggataactacagttgccatggttgctcaactgcagttgccatgtatggtctggtctactgcagttgccatgatttcaaaattttaggagttgccacccactaacactagacagttgccatgtagcactacaaaaaaagcatggcaaaaaaaaacatgttcgggtaaaagagagagttgccatgtgctcacaagcacgctagggcagttgccatgtaaaagaaagggttgccatctgcttacatgcacgctagggcagttgccatgtaccatgcaaaaacacatggcaactcggGGAAAAGAGAGTTGCCGTCTGCTTACAAACAaaactagggcagttgccatgtaccctgcaGAACCACATGGCAACTGCCAGCTTTGGGTGTGGGCGAGGAGACGAGCGTGTGGGCGAAGTGATAAACAcccacacaccagccccctcTGTGTGCGTGAAAACTGGTGTGTGGGCGAAttgctaaacgcccacacaccagcccccgTGTGGTGAAAAAGGACGTGTGGGCGACCGgatgaatgcccacacaccagtTTTGTCCTACGTGGCTCACAAAAACTGCTAGAACGCGCCAAGATTCGTGCAGAATTGGTTGGACGAGGATCCATGCGTGTGGGCGAGTTGCCAAACGCCCACACGTGCGGGTGTTAATGTTTTCGTATTTCATTAGTAAATGCAATAGTGGGTGTTGTTCTGGTCCAGACAAATTATATGTAATGATTATGACAATGGATTTTGATTCAATTGGTTCAAACAAAAAAACAGCATAGACTGGATGGATAGTGCATGAACTGCAGTGCGAGTTCTGTAATCTTGTTCCATCATGGCTCGAGTCTTCCAGTGACCGGATCGACCAGCATGATCCGTCTAACAGAATGTACACCATCTGATCGCACAAAAGATAGCATCTCTCCCTACACATGGACGAACTTCCATGGATGCATAAAATTCATCCAGAGTCTCCATTTCACACAATTTTCGCAGCATGGACCTGCTGCCCAATGTTGGATAACATCATCACTTGAAAATGCACGCCTACCCAGGGGAAATTCTTTTTCTCAATTATATAGTAGGAGTACATGACAGTTCAAATCTCCCAACATATCAAATTACAGTCTGCCGATTGTTCTACGCAGGGGAGGGGGGCGGGGATGAATACTTAATTTCATGATCTCGCCCTTTTAAGGCCCCTCTCGCCGTGATCATAGCTCCTGTGGTCATACACATCCTTCCTCTTCCGGTCGTCGAGCTCAGTCACGGTGGAAAGGTACTCTTGACTGTCCATGGAGAGCTCGCCCTCCTCGGCGTTCTCTGCCGTCCGAGTAGCGTTCTGGTGCGGGGGCTGGGGCCAGCTCTGCCTTCTGTCGTGTTTCTTCTCATCCTTTACAGCCATCTCCACTCCATGCTCCAGCTCCCTCTCAATCAGGTCATCATCATCCATGACGTCAACCTTTCTACCGGCATCACCTTTTGATTTCCTCCGTTTCTCAAGCGCAGCTTTCACTTTATCCTTGTCTATCTTCTTCATTGCATCCATTGAGGATGACATATTGGGGCCTTCGTTGCTGCTGGCAATACCATCCTTTGCTTCCACCTTGGGTATCCTCTGGTTTGAGTTTTGCTTCTCAGGGGGGTCTACCATGCTCAACTGTTTAGGTGCTTGATAATTTCCATGAGCATGACGCTCGTCAGCAGCTCCAGGAGCCTTCCCCACAGCACGTGGATTAACCACACTTGCAGAACTGCCTTCGGTATCATTCCCTTGGGACGGTGGTGGCACCACGCGGTTTTGCTCGTAGAGCTCCAACATTTGGTTGCTGACCTCTGAAAAGAATAGCACGGGTGGTTAGTGTGTGTATGTTACTGGAGTACTTCACAACAAAGAGCATCAAAAGTAACAGTGGCAGAGAAAGGAGCATCACTTCTAGTAATAATGGATATAATTAACAGAAAGTAGTGCTTACTAGCATTGCAAAATCACCAAAATAGAGGTGTCATCCTCATGTTAGATTGTATTTTTTTCATTTACATCTCTTTGGGATGCTACTAAGCTAATATATGTATAACAGAAGTGATAAGGTCTACCAATACACTAAAAAATAGACAAACCCAAATCTTTCAGGTTCCACACGAGAGGCCGGGTTCACATGGTATGCTCCTGTTTTGACATTCCCTAGCGTATCCCAGAACACTAATAATTATAAGATTCCTTAGAGCACATCAAGCAACAGCATGTGTCTTGGTTGACCTAGGCAACCTACACTTATCAGTTTTGAACCAATGATGAATTTTGATAATCCAATCCACACAGGCTCCTAGAAAGTTAAAGCATGTCAACAGCTGCTGCTACCTGTGAGGATGTGAAATACTATTCTTGGGAGATTGAATAGTACAATAGTGCAAACATGCACTACTGAATTAAATCTAGAGACCAACCTTCCAACTGCCGCGGGGTTACATCAAACTCTTGCCACCAGACCTTCTCACCATCTGATGGAAGCTTGACTTTGAGGAACTTCGCAGCAAGGAAGATTGCGCCGGCCGTAATATGATTGGGTTTAAATTGGAGACAAAGCGAAGTACGTAGCCTGTACACCCCTTTAAGGCGCAGTAATTAAATAGGCATAATTGGGGGTTACTATGTTTGTAAGGATAAGTGTAATTTCAGCATACCCATCATTGACAAAATTCCACGCAACTTGAGCAAGCGCATTTTGAGCAACTTTGAATTTTTTTATTGCTTCGACCAAGGGCTTGTACGGGTGGTGCACATTCAGGTCAAAACCAAGTGTTATAAGCACAGCACGCTCCCCGATTAAAATAAGCTCCTTCTGTTGTTCATAAACCTCCTGCACAAAACAGCACAAAAATATCCTCAACAGTCATTCTTGTCATAGGAATCAGGGGATTAAAATATAACGAATGTAaagatttttttttttgcagaTTGGCAGAATAAtttccctccatcccataatataagagcgcactagtgtcaaaaacgctcttatatatGGGAAGGAGGAAGTAGAAGTGTGGGGAAACAAGGATAGCACAGGCAACTACATGAGAAATATCAAGACAATACTTGCAATTAAATATGTCACCTTTTGCTTAATTCGAGCAACTGCGGCAGGATCCTTCTTGTGGATGATCTCATAAGAAATTAGTACGACATCCTTAAGGGGTCTGGGAGTTTCTTCAACTTTACCCGCCAAGAACATGCAAACTGTGGCTATTGTCTGTAGGTTACAACGAACAAACATTGAGAACTTACAACGAGCAGCAAGATCTATGCTGTAGGCTATACACACAACAAAAAAGACTGCATATCTCTTCTGCAAAGCAAAAGAAAATTCACCATATCATGGAATCCAATAAAATATGATGAAATTAGTAggatgtatatagatgtattttagagtgtagattcactcatttcgctacgtatgtagtccatatttggaatctctaaaaaggcttatatttaggaacggagggaataTGATTTACAAGTGTCAGTCAACTATTTCTTATGTCTTTCACAAATCGGTGGCAAGCATTCATGATTGAACCCATATTAGAATACTGCCTACCATTCACATGTAAAGTCGAAAATATATTGTCCGACAGCAAACATGTACAAGCACATACAAATTTCAGTAAGGCTTACCAGTCTATCATTTTTGGCATGAGATTGACGAAGGAAAAAACGATGACAGAATACTATAGCTGTAGCAATTGTCACTTGAGGCCTACATTTTAAAGCCATTCACCATAAGGAAAACATGAAATATATATAACTATCAACCATGCCAAAGAGCATAATTTATGCAGTAActgatactccctccatcccaaaattcttgtcttagatttgtctaaatacggatgtatcaagtcacgttttagtattagatacatccgtatctagacgaatctaagacaagaattttgggacggagggagtatatagggACATTTAGCGATTCATAAACATTCATGGTGCAAGTACTTGAAGGACACAAAAGCCTAAATATATATACTAAACAGAGTTTGATCTTTTCTGTTCTACCCAATCAAGGATGTACCCTAGGTTGCACCCCCCGTTGTATGTCTGACAAGCATGAGTGGCCCCTAAAGTAACGTATCAATGTACAACACTGGGGCTAAGGCCTAAACATTTTGTCTCTAAAGGTGCAACCTAGGGTACAGAATGTAGTCATGTACAACTAGAGTACAACACTGTCATCAACCGAATGCAATCATTTATGTTTTAGATGTCCACTAGACTTTCCTTCGACTTGCAAAATAAAATGAGCATGAAGCAATCATGAAGGGTTTTGAATACTGCGAGCGGGCAAATGAGAAAGAAACAAATGCTGCTTAAAAGAAATCAAGCTATCAGAAAATGACAGGTAGTCTACACAAACATGAAAACAATAGGTAGGATTCCATAATGCTATTAAACAGCTATTCTATTTCCCAGAAAAACAAGTAATGACAATATATTCTTACACTTTAAGTCTCATCCCAAAATCTTGAAGAAAGGTGCAGTATGACTTCCGAAGATAAGACTCCTTCTTCAGATCAATGCCATCTTTCCTTGAAAGGGAATTCTCCTCGATTTCTTTTCTACTAAAATACCATGAACCACCAAGGTTGCCACTTTCCACATGTCTACCATAGGGAGTTCTGTAAGGGCTGTTTTCTACAATTCCATGATGTGAAGAGTCACTTGTCTGCATGATATCCATGTATGATTTTCCTCTTTTCTTCTAAAGAACCTGACGAAGTGAGATATATATTGTCACCTCTGCAAACTTAACATCATAAGCATGCATAAAAGTAAGGGGGCGCAGCTATGCGTGTACAAATAAATGCATATACATTATTCACAACGTTATAAATCTAAAAGAAGCCTTTTCTGTGGACAAGATAACTTGGCATGCAAAGGATTCCGGATCAGTCCCAGATTATAACGATGAAGGGAAATAGGCAAATGTCCATATAGCTCTGAATCTTTGGTGAACTGCCTGCCCATCATGGAAGCCAGGAATGCGTGACACATGGATGATAATATAACAAATAAAAGGGTTTTCTCAAATACAACATGTCAATGCAGGCACCTCCATTTACAAGGATAACGAGTTAGCGACATGCAGATCATTCATGAAACAGTTAGCCAGCACCAACACAAACCTCACTCCACCTTGACACAGGAGTAACGCAGTTCACCAAACAAAGCTGGACATTTTTCAAGCAATCGTTGAAATACTCTAAAACTCGATATTACAAGTGGCCACTATGAATTCCTCTTGAAATTTGGCTACATCTAATCCTCCGGTCACAAAAAACACATATAATGACCCCAAAATTGAGCACGCGGTTACGATTTTATCATTTTAATAAGTCCGTCATGATTAAAGCGAGTAAATTTAGCTCCAGCAACCACGAACCAAATCGCATAGCATAGTAATAATCTAGGAAGTGTGCTTTCGAGCATTGGAGCTCTCAGTTAGCAGGCACAATCGCACAAACCGAGAGCCGCAGAAGCAATTtgaacaagaaaaagaagaagatctCGGAAGATAAACAAATCGGATCAGATCAGAACCTGAGAGATCAAGACGTAATCTAGCACGGGGACCGACCGGGCGGGCGTCACGGGGCGGGTTAGTCGTCGCCTGCGGAGAGCTGCAGCCAGCAACGGCGATGCGGCGTAGAGGGGGGCGTGAtggcgaggcggcgacggcgacggcggtggcggaggtATCGGGGATTGGGGAGCCTGCGAGGCGCTTGGAGCGAACCCTGGCTAGCCTGTTTTGAGATTGTGCGTGCAGCGTGCACCTGGATACGCCGTCGGATCGGTCGAGCGTGGGCCCTACTGAACCGTCGGATCACCTTCCGGCTCCCGATTTGCCCCGCCATCTATATCTATACTACTATTTAAAAAGCAAACATCAATCCCCCTAAAGCCACACAGTAAATTATACACGGAATTACCAAGACCCTTGGATTAAATTAACTTAAATACATCCTACCATTCATATTGCATCAATAGTCTATCACCCAGATCAACGTCTCAGATTGGATGTTCTGCCAAACAGACGCGGTAGTCTGCCAATCCTCGTAGCCCTCAGCGTCGCCGATCCCCGCAACCCCGCCGACAATTCCTAGATTTCCGGATTGACTCCACCGGAAATCATGCCAGAAAAACGGATCCGCAGCAACTTGCACGGCCCcaccttccttcctctcctcccgTGTGCTTCCTTCCCCATCGCCGCGAGTCGACCCGGCCTCTGGTCGTCTCCCGCGCTACTGCAAGCCGCCGCCCACCTCCTCTGCCGGTAAGCTGCGCTCAACGCCCTCCTCCTAATGCATCTGATTAGTTAAAATCCAGTTCGAAAGGTATGCGGCTACAGTTGGATGGCCGACGCCCGCATCAGTGTCCTTGGactgctcccccccccccccgttccACGGATGAGTTAATTGCACGAAACCACCGCATTTGGGGCTTCGTTTGTGGAAAACTACGTGGTCCCTAATTATTTGCAAAAGCTACTGCGTATCTAGTAAACTTTTTGCAAGGAGGACTGGTCACATGCTTTGCAGCATTTGAGGGCGTTTTCGATAGCTGGGGCCCGAAATAGATGAAGTGTCTTAACGGTCGCGCGGACGGCGCCGTTTCCTCAAAACGATGTGGCCGGCTCGCGTCGGATAGACCGACCGCGTCACTCTTTCTCGCCGCTCCTCTCCCGCGGGCTCCCACAGATGGCGGCGACAAAATCTAGCGGCAGCGGCGCTTCCACTAAGCGATGCTCCAGATGGTGGTTATGAAGATCCACTCGAGGCGTGCGAGAGCTTGAATCCTTCTCAACCGTCGCCTCCTCCCCAATCGTCGGCACTGGAGAAATCACTTGAGTACGTGGAGGCTACTGCCTTCGCCCAGGCCATGAAGGCAAATCCGATGAGCAACTACAACTTTGCCTCCTCCTTCGGCGGCATGGTGTAAGTTATCCATCCCTATTCTCTCTTTTCCCCGATTGGGATTCTGGGGTTAGGGTTCTACTGTTCTAGGGTTAGGGTTCCACTGTTATATGTTTCAGGGTTTGGCTTTAGGGTTAGGATTATAGCACTTTAGTTGTTATATTGGCATTGGTTATTTGTTGTAATTAGATTGTGGAGCTGTGACTGTGACTTCAATTAAATTCGGTCAATTTGTGCCACTGTGACTTCCAATTAATTAAATTACTTTATGGTAATTGTTGTAATTTGTGCTACTGAACTTTTGACCGAAGTTTGAACTGAACTTTTGACAAAAGTTTTAACTGGATTTTTAGCCAGACATTTGACAGAGGTTTTAACTAAACTTTGAACTAAATTGTTTAAATGAACTTTTTAACTGTACATTTTAACCGAATTATGACTGGAAGTTTTAACTGAACATTGAACTGAACTATTTAATTGAACTTTTATCTTAAGTTGTAATTTATTGTAGATTGGATGATGAAGTCCGGGAAGTGAGATTTCATTTCTTGGACATAGATAATTTGGAAAGAACTATTAGCTTATCATGACATAACATACTGGAATCTGATTGCACTAACAAAGTTAAAAGGCTATATTTCCAGAGATTTTATGTATTATGTCAAAGATCTAGGTGTCGAGGTGTCAGGAATGGAAGAATTGACTGATGATGACAAGGTGGATGCAATGTTGGACGACATAGCTAGTAAAGGAAAGAATGTGGTTAATATTACACTTTTGAGAAGTGATGCTCCAACACCAGCTGATTTGAACATTGGTCATGTTTATGAAGAGTAGGCCCCCTTGTCTAAAATAGGGGTACCACTTGTTTATGAGATAGAtacatgataacccacaagtataggggatcgtttgtagccttttttcgataaataagagtgtcgaacccaacaaaaggagctaaaggtataacaaatatttcctcaagttctatcgaccaccgatacaactctatgcacacttaacgtttgctttacctagaacaagaataaaactagaagtactttacgataataaaactacgagtaaattgcaagataataaaaaaTAACTTTTTGTAACACAAGAGAAATATTTGTCCCTAGGCAGTCGATAACTAAACAGGTattcattattgcaattttatatgagggagaggcacgagctaacatactttccgtacttggatcatatgcacatatgattggaactctagcaagcatccgcaactaccagagatcattaagataaaacccaaccatagcattaagtatcaagtcctctttactcacATACGCAACAACacttttatgactaaccatgtgaatgaccaattcccgttgactatctatatatatatatataagtgaagcaagagagtttaattcatTCTACAAAATACCatgctctaaaaaatataagtgaagcgaaagagcattctacaaataacgGTTTTTCAtctgaagagaaacaggcaatccaaacttcaaatgatataagtgaagcacgtgaagcattctataaagccatactcaaaagacataagggaagtgcaaagagcattctataaatcaaccaaggactatctcataccagcatggtgcattattaaaagaaaaataaaaagcacacgacgctccaagatttacacatatcatgtgaacaaaacgaAAACCGAAACATATTGATACTTGCCGAAGAAAGATatgatgcctttcggggcatccccaagcttagacgcttgagtctccttgaatatttacttggggtgccttgggcatccccaagcttgaactcttgcctctcctacttctcctcatatcgagacttcctcgatcttcgaacacttcatccacacaaaattTAACAGAAaattcgtgagatccgttagtaatgcaaatcactactttaagtactgctgcaaacccattcatattttgtttttgcattatagctactgtattctaacttcttcATGGCTTATACCATCGATACAATCCATATTTCCATTAAAAAAAgtaaaacaatgcatcaaaaatagaatctgtcaaaaacagtacagtctgtagtaatctgaacattgaccatacttcctatgcatcggcatgtcataaaagaacaattcatgcacattaagtaaaggccaatgcatagcataaacagtttcttgcaattttatcgtgttgaaaacatagagaggtggagatgtagttcctctctcataataattgcaagtaggagcagcaagtacatgcatattatattcatcaaaatcatcatgtgtaatagccaaaggcaacccatcaatatagtccttaataagagcaaacttctccgatatagtgtagttgggagaattcaaaaataagtaggactatcatgtgtgggtgcaatagcaacaatttcattattaacataaggaactatagcaaattcatctccataagcataattcatattggcaacTTGGaaacaagcatagcaagcatcaagttcatcaaaaagggatatttcaaatgactcaataggatcatagcaattatcatagcattcatccttcggtaagcacgaaggaaaattaaacaatgtatgagttgaagagttactctcattagaaggtgggcacgggtgatcaatccgctcttcctccttttgttcttcgctctcctcatcatctttttcatccaatgagctcacagtttcatcaatttcttcttccatagattcctgcaaaatattaatctcttTTTGGA
This genomic window from Aegilops tauschii subsp. strangulata cultivar AL8/78 chromosome 4, Aet v6.0, whole genome shotgun sequence contains:
- the LOC109780188 gene encoding cyclin-T1-3, which gives rise to MDIMQTSDSSHHGIVENSPYRTPYGRHVESGNLGGSWYFSRKEIEENSLSRKDGIDLKKESYLRKSYCTFLQDFGMRLKVPQVTIATAIVFCHRFFLRQSHAKNDRLTIATVCMFLAGKVEETPRPLKDVVLISYEIIHKKDPAAVARIKQKEVYEQQKELILIGERAVLITLGFDLNVHHPYKPLVEAIKKFKVAQNALAQVAWNFVNDGLRTSLCLQFKPNHITAGAIFLAAKFLKVKLPSDGEKVWWQEFDVTPRQLEEVSNQMLELYEQNRVVPPPSQGNDTEGSSASVVNPRAVGKAPGAADERHAHGNYQAPKQLSMVDPPEKQNSNQRIPKVEAKDGIASSNEGPNMSSSMDAMKKIDKDKVKAALEKRRKSKGDAGRKVDVMDDDDLIERELEHGVEMAVKDEKKHDRRQSWPQPPHQNATRTAENAEEGELSMDSQEYLSTVTELDDRKRKDVYDHRSYDHGERGLKRARS
- the LOC109780189 gene encoding pentatricopeptide repeat-containing protein At3g26782, mitochondrial, with the protein product MAAARVQPPLNPRAASPSTAVPTSNTQSLQSTPLHTSTPSVRALFLRAVDPSRPASWSAAVADLLASGDAVAALATFAAALRANPAALLPALPPAFRAAAAATSLVAGRQLHLLALRSGLFPSDPFSASALLHMYHHCCRPLDARKAFDEIPSPNPVIITAMCSGYLRNNLVYPSLALFRDLLTSGSAMAVDEAAALVAFSSSARVPVRGITASLHALIVKIGLDVDAGVVNTMLDAYAKGGGRDLPAARKVFDTMEKDVVSWNTMIALYAQNGLSAEALELYCKMLNVGGGIRYNAVTFSAVLLACAHAGTIQTGKRVHNQVVRMGLEENTYVGTSVVDMYSKCGRVEMARKAFGKIKEKNVLSWSAMITGYGMHGHGQDALEVFNEMCRSGQNPNYITFISVLAACSHAGLLDMGRYWYKTMKNKFGVEPGVEHYGCMVDLLGRAGCLDEAYGLIKEMKVKPDAAIWGALLSACRVHKNVELAEISAKRLFELDATNSGYYVLLSNIYAEAGMWKDVERMRVLVKTRGIEKPPGYSSVELKGKTHVFYVGDTSHPQHKEIYSYLGKLLDIAQKAGYVPNTGSVHHDLDEEEKESALRIHSEKLAVAFALMNSIPGSVIHVIKNLRVCTDCHAVIKFISKSAEREIIVRDLQRFHHFKDGSCSCGDYW